A part of Helicobacter himalayensis genomic DNA contains:
- the ruvB gene encoding Holliday junction branch migration DNA helicase RuvB, which yields MEKISIERIIEPTNLESRELESSLRPSVWEEYIGQELIKKNLKVFIEAAKLRNECLDHILFFGPPGLGKTTLSHIIAYEMGANIKVSAAPMIEKSGDLAAILTNLNDGDILFIDEIHRLSPPIEEILYPAMEDFRLDIIIGSGPAAQTLKIDLPRFSLIGATTRAGMLSNPLRDRFGMNFRLQFYSPQELKDIILLAARKLEKDIEELSALEIAKRSRGTPRIALRLLKRVRDFAEVAKESTITLERTKYALSELGVNDLGFDLLDLRYLEILAQSKNRPIGLNAIAAAMSEDEGTIEDVIEPYLLANGYLERTARGRIATNKTYELLRFPKVGLF from the coding sequence ATGGAAAAAATCAGCATTGAGCGTATAATAGAACCCACGAACTTAGAATCTAGGGAGCTAGAATCTTCCTTGCGCCCAAGTGTGTGGGAGGAATACATCGGGCAGGAGTTGATTAAAAAAAATCTTAAAGTTTTTATTGAGGCTGCAAAACTGCGCAATGAATGTTTAGACCATATTCTTTTCTTTGGTCCGCCCGGGCTTGGAAAGACGACACTAAGCCACATTATCGCATATGAAATGGGTGCAAACATCAAAGTAAGTGCTGCGCCTATGATTGAAAAAAGTGGCGATTTAGCCGCAATTTTGACAAATCTTAATGATGGCGACATTCTTTTTATCGATGAAATTCACCGCTTAAGTCCGCCCATTGAAGAGATTCTTTATCCGGCGATGGAGGATTTTCGCCTTGATATTATTATTGGCTCTGGTCCGGCGGCACAAACGCTAAAAATTGATTTGCCGCGCTTTAGCTTGATTGGTGCAACTACGCGCGCGGGTATGCTTTCAAATCCATTGCGCGATAGATTTGGAATGAACTTTAGACTGCAATTTTATAGTCCGCAGGAGCTGAAAGATATTATTTTGCTTGCAGCGCGGAAATTGGAAAAAGACATAGAGGAGCTAAGCGCGCTAGAAATCGCTAAACGCTCGCGTGGCACGCCACGAATTGCGTTGAGACTTCTAAAAAGGGTGCGTGATTTTGCAGAAGTGGCAAAAGAATCTACCATTACACTAGAGCGCACAAAATACGCGCTTAGTGAGCTTGGCGTGAATGATTTGGGTTTTGATTTGCTTGATTTGCGCTACTTGGAGATTTTGGCACAGAGTAAAAATCGTCCTATCGGGCTAAATGCCATAGCTGCGGCGATGAGCGAAGATGAGGGGACGATTGAGGATGTGATTGAACCTTACTTGTTGGCTAATGGCTATTTAGAGCGCACTGCGCGCGGGAGAATTGCGACAAATAAGACTTATGAGCTTCTTAGATTCCCAAAAGTTGGGCTTTTTTGA
- the panB gene encoding 3-methyl-2-oxobutanoate hydroxymethyltransferase, protein MQKITLQTLQAKKSKEKIVAITAYDALMAGIFDEFAEIILVGDSLNMSFNAKNDTLGLNVEQMIYHTHAVCAGVKRAFVLADMPFGSYQNTKSALKNALKFYAQTPCDALKLEVNEDKIPLIESLCKEGFAIMAHIGLQPQFMRGEGGYKVKGKEEGEKARLLQLAKDLESAGAFGLLLEGVKSDLGAQITQSVKIPTIGIGAGAQCDGQILVWSDAFGFFDAFKPKFVRTYANGKAFLQEAMKRYAQDIKNGTFPSEKESY, encoded by the coding sequence ATGCAAAAAATCACCCTACAAACCTTGCAAGCAAAAAAGTCTAAAGAAAAAATTGTCGCAATCACTGCATATGACGCACTTATGGCAGGCATTTTTGATGAGTTTGCAGAAATTATTTTGGTTGGAGATTCTCTTAATATGAGCTTTAATGCCAAAAACGACACACTTGGTCTAAACGTGGAGCAGATGATTTATCACACACACGCAGTTTGTGCGGGAGTGAAAAGGGCATTTGTGCTAGCGGATATGCCTTTTGGTAGTTATCAAAACACCAAAAGTGCGCTTAAAAATGCGCTTAAGTTTTACGCGCAAACGCCTTGTGATGCGCTCAAACTCGAAGTCAATGAGGATAAAATCCCACTTATTGAATCTCTTTGCAAAGAGGGTTTCGCCATTATGGCGCATATTGGCTTGCAGCCACAATTTATGAGGGGCGAAGGTGGCTACAAGGTCAAGGGAAAAGAGGAGGGTGAAAAAGCGCGATTATTGCAACTTGCAAAAGATTTGGAATCTGCTGGGGCATTTGGACTTTTACTAGAAGGCGTGAAAAGTGATTTGGGCGCGCAAATCACGCAATCAGTGAAAATCCCAACCATTGGTATAGGTGCGGGCGCGCAATGCGATGGGCAGATTCTAGTGTGGAGCGATGCTTTTGGATTTTTTGATGCGTTTAAGCCAAAGTTTGTGCGCACCTACGCAAATGGTAAGGCGTTTTTGCAAGAGGCAATGAAGCGCTATGCGCAGGATATTAAAAATGGTACATTTCCGAGCGAAAAGGAAAGCTATTAA
- the lgt gene encoding prolipoprotein diacylglyceryl transferase, with protein MTFNAWNLFYTKFDPIAFSLFGLKVHWYGLCYVFALVFALFIAQFFLKKYPQNFCIDSKDLDSYFIWVEIGVILGARIGYLVIYSDGAYYLLRPWDIFNPFDTQGNFIGIAGFSYHGGVVGFLIATIAFCKLKKLPLFSCLDLATISIPLAYTFGRIGNFLNQELYGRVIEADSVFAFLGILVGEELRYPSQLFEAFFEGIVLFCVMLFALRFCKKSGQLACVYGIGYSVARFFCEYTREADSQMGYYALGLSMGQILSVVMFVGCVLLFLFRKDSQKIATHQNKKAKKHKK; from the coding sequence ATGACATTTAATGCTTGGAATCTTTTTTACACAAAATTTGATCCAATCGCTTTTAGTCTTTTTGGCTTAAAAGTGCATTGGTATGGGCTTTGCTATGTTTTTGCACTTGTGTTTGCGCTCTTTATCGCGCAGTTTTTTTTGAAAAAATATCCGCAAAATTTTTGCATAGATTCTAAGGATTTGGATTCTTATTTTATCTGGGTGGAAATTGGCGTGATTTTGGGCGCGCGCATTGGTTACTTGGTGATTTATAGCGATGGGGCGTATTATCTTTTGCGCCCGTGGGATATATTTAATCCTTTTGATACGCAGGGTAATTTTATCGGAATCGCGGGATTTAGCTACCACGGCGGTGTAGTTGGATTCTTAATCGCTACAATTGCTTTTTGCAAACTAAAAAAACTTCCGCTTTTTTCTTGCCTAGATTTAGCGACAATCTCTATTCCTCTAGCTTATACCTTTGGCAGAATTGGAAATTTTTTAAATCAAGAGCTTTATGGGCGCGTGATTGAAGCAGATTCTGTGTTTGCGTTTTTGGGAATCTTGGTGGGAGAAGAGTTGCGTTATCCTAGCCAGCTTTTTGAAGCGTTTTTTGAAGGCATTGTGCTTTTTTGCGTGATGCTTTTTGCTCTAAGATTCTGTAAAAAAAGCGGACAGCTCGCGTGTGTGTATGGCATAGGATATAGTGTTGCGCGCTTTTTTTGTGAATACACAAGGGAGGCGGATTCTCAAATGGGGTATTACGCGCTTGGGCTTTCTATGGGGCAAATTTTGAGCGTTGTAATGTTTGTGGGTTGTGTGCTATTATTTCTTTTCCGTAAAGATTCTCAAAAAATTGCTACACATCAGAACAAAAAAGCTAAAAAGCACAAAAAATAA
- a CDS encoding energy transducer TonB: MSVLQQPKNNKFFTPMKIGFIISFAIHVALLCLLIERFHKVEISEDGVSAITLSLATIQNPSPNEFEPKPTHKKPHKKPKPKPVERAPNPIPEELEEAQIEESMLAAQANQQNEGDVIETLSQKDGEHNELYQQIQSAIQKKQRYPRMMQKRRIEENEVLVEFVIYTDGRVTNIRVIQPSKFEDFNRASVRAVEEASKYFPHVKKNLRLEIPLAYNLRANS, translated from the coding sequence ATGTCAGTATTGCAACAACCAAAAAACAATAAATTTTTTACACCTATGAAAATAGGCTTTATCATCTCATTTGCGATACACGTGGCGCTTTTGTGCTTGCTTATAGAAAGATTCCATAAAGTTGAAATTAGCGAAGATGGCGTAAGTGCGATAACACTTTCCCTTGCGACGATTCAAAACCCCTCTCCTAATGAATTCGAGCCAAAGCCAACGCACAAAAAACCGCACAAAAAACCAAAACCAAAGCCCGTTGAACGCGCGCCAAATCCTATCCCAGAAGAGCTAGAAGAAGCCCAGATTGAAGAATCTATGCTCGCTGCGCAGGCAAATCAGCAAAATGAAGGCGATGTGATTGAGACACTAAGCCAAAAAGATGGCGAGCATAATGAGCTTTATCAGCAGATTCAATCTGCAATCCAAAAAAAGCAGCGCTATCCACGTATGATGCAAAAGCGCAGGATTGAGGAAAATGAGGTGCTTGTGGAATTTGTGATTTATACAGATGGGCGCGTGACAAATATTCGCGTGATTCAGCCTTCCAAGTTCGAGGACTTCAATCGTGCATCTGTGCGCGCTGTGGAGGAAGCATCAAAGTATTTTCCGCATGTGAAAAAAAATCTACGCTTAGAAATACCGCTTGCTTACAATCTCCGCGCTAATTCATAA
- the exbD gene encoding TonB system transport protein ExbD, which translates to MKLPKKDGLNVIPLIDVMLVLLAIVLSVSTFIVQGQIKVDLPSSQSQSVPTDSPTKLLTINEQCEIFFENELVNMEILREKIFALDSQTMLKLEVDKNARFEVFVQVADILKEKGHENVSIATTKKQ; encoded by the coding sequence ATGAAATTACCAAAAAAAGATGGGCTTAATGTTATCCCGCTAATTGATGTGATGTTGGTACTTTTAGCCATTGTGTTAAGCGTTTCTACTTTCATCGTGCAGGGGCAAATCAAGGTCGATCTTCCTAGTTCGCAAAGTCAGTCAGTGCCTACGGATTCACCAACGAAATTACTTACAATCAACGAGCAGTGCGAGATTTTCTTTGAAAATGAGCTGGTCAATATGGAGATTTTGCGTGAAAAAATCTTTGCACTTGATTCGCAAACAATGCTAAAACTTGAAGTTGATAAAAATGCACGCTTTGAAGTATTCGTGCAGGTTGCGGATATTTTGAAGGAAAAAGGACATGAAAATGTCAGTATTGCAACAACCAAAAAACAATAA
- the exbB gene encoding TonB-system energizer ExbB — MEFLKHNIDHTIFFILGFMSFLVLWFSIERAIFYARLNIKDYDTKEELEEAVSKNLTTLYIIYSNAPYIGLLGTVVGIMITFYDMGVSGGLDAKSIMVGLSLALKATALGLLVAIPTLILYNIFLRKAEVYINRYQALLSARKNENPAE, encoded by the coding sequence ATGGAATTTTTAAAACACAATATTGATCATACTATTTTCTTTATTCTAGGCTTTATGAGCTTTTTGGTGCTGTGGTTTAGCATTGAGCGCGCGATTTTTTATGCGCGTTTAAATATCAAGGATTATGACACCAAGGAAGAGCTTGAAGAAGCAGTGAGTAAGAATCTCACCACTCTTTATATTATCTATTCAAATGCGCCATATATTGGGCTTCTTGGCACGGTTGTGGGGATTATGATCACTTTTTATGATATGGGTGTGAGTGGCGGACTTGATGCAAAAAGCATTATGGTTGGCTTGTCTCTTGCGCTCAAAGCTACTGCACTTGGGCTTTTGGTGGCGATTCCTACGCTTATTTTGTATAACATTTTTTTGCGCAAAGCAGAAGTATATATCAATCGCTATCAAGCCTTGTTAAGCGCGCGCAAAAACGAGAATCCTGCGGAGTGA
- a CDS encoding J domain-containing protein: protein MNVSVNQKFLQIMVEDDNVFLHKAIAYAEKYFSKSYRLSRTVLILDDGERFKKDYLINWAYHSCLQEDSKSQESGEMVDLEYLLDFTYLPIRIKIVGKNSLVERVKIALRILNGKRVMLKMSKVNDTARRYIANLFEEYYLGCDRDEVYLDSTKPYFWESIINLVSFKVVHNVILDFDYESFRNRGGLGGLGESFLTAHERELRQSYMILESSLNDDFDTIKKRYLRLAKEYHPDNVFGQDPQVVESYNERFRSIQEAYEKIRTALRVAS, encoded by the coding sequence ATGAATGTATCAGTGAATCAGAAATTTTTGCAGATTATGGTAGAAGATGATAATGTATTTCTACATAAGGCAATCGCGTATGCGGAAAAATATTTTTCTAAGAGCTATCGATTGTCGCGCACTGTGCTTATTTTGGACGATGGAGAGCGTTTTAAGAAAGATTATTTAATTAATTGGGCGTATCATTCGTGTTTGCAAGAAGATTCTAAATCCCAAGAGTCTGGAGAAATGGTGGATTTGGAATATTTGCTTGATTTTACTTATCTGCCAATACGCATTAAAATTGTTGGAAAAAATTCCCTCGTTGAGCGCGTGAAAATCGCATTGAGAATCCTTAATGGTAAGCGCGTAATGCTAAAAATGAGCAAGGTAAATGACACTGCAAGGCGTTATATTGCAAATTTATTTGAGGAATATTATTTGGGTTGTGATAGAGATGAGGTGTATTTAGATTCTACAAAGCCTTATTTTTGGGAGAGTATTATTAATCTTGTGAGTTTTAAAGTCGTGCATAATGTGATTTTAGATTTTGATTATGAAAGCTTTCGTAATCGTGGTGGATTAGGGGGCTTGGGAGAGAGCTTTTTGACAGCGCACGAGCGGGAATTACGACAAAGTTATATGATTTTAGAATCTAGCTTAAACGATGATTTTGACACGATTAAAAAGCGCTATTTGCGCCTAGCAAAGGAATATCACCCGGATAATGTTTTTGGGCAAGATCCACAAGTTGTGGAATCTTATAACGAGCGTTTTAGAAGCATCCAAGAAGCGTATGAAAAAATCCGCACTGCCTTACGCGTAGCATCGTGA
- a CDS encoding sulfite exporter TauE/SafE family protein produces MLDFCLIFYNDTLKDLKIIGENMPELLQNQEIIFSALGFISGIAAGFFGIGGGVILVPCSLFLGMSMEGAIGISIMQMMFSSVFGSLLNIVRKKLEIQVGIFVGIGGLIGASFSGFIVANLPSKLLLGAFIILTLFSFKKYVFNTKTFANPNPPITNPTLQKLTMIGIGALTGIFAISLGIGGGLLIGPLLAYFLGLDSKKVVPIALFFIIFASISGSISLYSHNLINTHNGLIVGLSAMVGVALGTKIIDMVSLANHRYALIVIYAFSLVASIYKFFV; encoded by the coding sequence ATGCTAGACTTTTGCCTAATATTTTACAACGACACTCTTAAAGATTTGAAAATTATAGGGGAAAATATGCCAGAATTACTACAAAATCAAGAGATTATCTTTAGTGCGCTTGGGTTTATTAGCGGGATAGCAGCGGGATTTTTTGGCATTGGTGGAGGTGTGATACTTGTACCTTGCTCGCTGTTTTTAGGTATGAGTATGGAGGGTGCGATTGGGATTTCGATTATGCAGATGATGTTTTCCTCTGTTTTTGGCAGCTTGCTAAATATCGTACGCAAAAAGCTTGAAATACAAGTTGGGATTTTTGTAGGTATTGGTGGGCTTATTGGGGCGAGTTTTAGCGGATTTATCGTTGCAAATTTACCCTCAAAGCTCTTGCTTGGCGCGTTTATTATTCTTACACTTTTTAGTTTCAAAAAATATGTTTTCAATACCAAAACCTTTGCAAATCCAAATCCACCCATCACAAATCCCACTTTGCAAAAGCTTACAATGATTGGCATTGGGGCATTAACAGGGATTTTTGCCATTAGTCTTGGCATTGGCGGGGGACTTTTGATTGGTCCCCTATTAGCATATTTTTTGGGGCTAGATTCTAAAAAAGTCGTGCCGATTGCGCTCTTTTTTATTATTTTTGCTTCGATTTCTGGCTCGATTTCACTTTATTCACACAATCTTATCAATACACATAATGGGTTAATTGTTGGACTTAGCGCGATGGTTGGTGTGGCACTTGGCACTAAAATTATTGATATGGTGAGCCTTGCAAACCACCGCTACGCACTTATTGTAATCTACGCCTTTAGCCTTGTGGCAAGTATTTATAAGTTTTTTGTCTAA
- a CDS encoding DMT family transporter: protein MSTKKPHFGFIALTLIAESFLIYASVLVKISEVSPIMLGFYRIFLALPIFALFNISKKGFCLPQKRDLLFMILSGVFFGLDLLFFNLALRNTSVANVNLICSLACFVLVPIGLIFFGEKLRLFFVLGALIAVVGVFVLINGKNALSVSNPFGDMLAFLSMVSYSGFLALIYNLRRKYETLQIMFFSGLGAGGFLLIAGSVIEGFSLPSDSKQWLIVVLIALFGQVLGQGFFGYIMGKISAQLSSLLLLFSPVIAALMGYVILGEYISAMEFLGIFIILFGVFLAQR from the coding sequence ATGAGCACCAAAAAACCGCATTTTGGCTTTATTGCGCTGACTTTAATTGCAGAATCTTTCCTCATCTACGCAAGCGTTTTGGTAAAAATCTCTGAAGTCTCACCCATAATGCTTGGATTTTATAGAATCTTTCTTGCCTTGCCTATTTTCGCGCTTTTTAACATTAGTAAAAAGGGCTTTTGTCTCCCGCAAAAAAGAGACTTGCTTTTTATGATTCTCTCCGGCGTGTTTTTTGGCTTGGATTTATTGTTTTTCAATCTCGCCTTGCGCAATACAAGCGTAGCAAATGTCAATCTCATATGCTCGCTCGCCTGCTTTGTGCTCGTGCCGATAGGTTTGATATTTTTTGGTGAAAAATTACGCCTCTTTTTTGTGTTAGGCGCGCTCATTGCTGTAGTTGGCGTCTTTGTGCTTATTAATGGTAAAAACGCACTTAGCGTGTCAAATCCCTTTGGTGATATGCTCGCATTTTTGAGTATGGTGTCTTATAGTGGATTCTTAGCGCTTATTTACAATCTACGACGCAAATATGAAACTCTGCAAATTATGTTTTTCTCAGGGCTTGGGGCTGGGGGATTTTTGCTTATTGCTGGAAGTGTGATTGAGGGATTTTCTTTGCCTAGTGATTCTAAGCAATGGCTAATAGTTGTGCTCATTGCGCTTTTTGGACAGGTTTTGGGACAGGGCTTTTTTGGCTACATTATGGGGAAAATCTCTGCGCAACTCTCTTCGCTTTTATTACTCTTTTCGCCCGTGATTGCGGCACTTATGGGCTATGTGATTTTAGGTGAATACATTAGCGCTATGGAGTTTTTAGGGATTTTTATCATTCTTTTTGGTGTGTTTTTAGCACAAAGATAA
- the mqo gene encoding malate dehydrogenase (quinone) produces the protein MNPHNQVQIVLVGGGIMSLTLGLMLKELDSTFDIHIYETLNNVSLESSMAWNNAGTGHQALCELNYTPRRKDGSIDISKALTINQRFELSKEFWAYCVKQEILGEPSSFIHPLPHISFVTGANVEFLKARFDALKSSPFFKNMIFTQEREKIAEFAPLLIEGRSNEEKLAATFIDGGSDVDFGAITRGLAENLKARGVSIHLEHKITDLKQNNKGWELKIYDKAQKTTKIVQANFVFLGAGGGAFQLVQKSGIREARGYAGFPINGLWLACKNKEIITKHSSKVYGKASVGDPPMSVPHLDTRMIDGKHELMFGPFASFNTRFLKYGSLLDFPLSVRPNNVLTMLQAGIDNIPLTIYLIKQVFLDKNGRMDRLRAFMPTADSKDWEIKNAGQRVQIIKKNTQGRGSLQFGTEVVVAQNGSLAAILGASPGASTSVDIILEVLERCFKKEMSSPKWHEKIQQILPSYHHTLEENIANFNTLRSRTAKILKLPFEGI, from the coding sequence ATGAATCCACACAATCAAGTCCAAATAGTTCTCGTCGGCGGAGGTATTATGAGCTTGACGCTAGGTTTAATGCTAAAAGAGCTAGATTCTACATTTGACATACATATTTACGAGACCCTTAACAATGTCTCGCTTGAAAGCTCAATGGCGTGGAATAACGCAGGCACGGGGCATCAAGCACTTTGCGAGCTAAACTATACGCCACGTCGCAAAGACGGAAGCATTGATATTTCAAAAGCACTCACGATAAACCAACGCTTTGAACTCAGCAAGGAGTTTTGGGCGTATTGCGTGAAACAAGAGATTTTGGGCGAGCCTTCAAGCTTTATCCACCCTTTACCTCACATTAGCTTTGTAACTGGTGCAAATGTCGAGTTTCTTAAAGCGCGTTTTGATGCGCTCAAAAGCTCGCCATTTTTTAAAAATATGATTTTCACACAAGAGAGAGAAAAAATCGCAGAATTCGCGCCACTACTCATAGAAGGGCGCAGCAATGAAGAAAAGCTTGCAGCGACTTTTATCGATGGTGGGAGCGATGTGGATTTTGGCGCGATTACAAGAGGGCTTGCAGAAAATCTCAAAGCGCGCGGTGTAAGCATACATTTAGAGCACAAAATAACAGATTTAAAGCAAAATAACAAAGGCTGGGAGTTAAAAATCTATGATAAAGCGCAAAAGACGACAAAAATAGTTCAAGCTAACTTTGTGTTTTTGGGCGCTGGTGGAGGGGCGTTTCAGCTTGTGCAAAAAAGCGGGATAAGAGAGGCACGCGGGTATGCAGGTTTCCCAATTAATGGCTTATGGCTGGCATGCAAGAATAAGGAAATCATCACTAAACATAGCTCAAAAGTCTATGGTAAGGCATCTGTGGGCGATCCACCTATGTCTGTGCCGCATTTAGATACACGTATGATTGATGGGAAGCACGAGCTTATGTTTGGACCATTTGCAAGCTTTAATACACGCTTTTTGAAATATGGAAGTTTGCTTGACTTCCCACTTTCTGTGCGTCCGAACAATGTTTTAACAATGCTACAAGCTGGGATTGATAATATCCCATTAACAATTTACCTCATAAAGCAGGTATTTTTGGATAAAAATGGACGTATGGACCGACTGCGCGCGTTTATGCCAACAGCAGATTCTAAAGATTGGGAAATTAAAAATGCCGGACAACGCGTACAGATTATTAAGAAAAACACTCAGGGGCGCGGAAGTCTGCAATTTGGCACAGAAGTGGTGGTGGCACAAAATGGCTCACTTGCGGCAATACTTGGCGCATCGCCGGGAGCTTCAACTTCGGTGGATATTATCTTAGAGGTACTTGAACGTTGTTTCAAAAAAGAAATGAGCTCGCCAAAATGGCACGAGAAGATTCAGCAAATACTGCCTTCCTATCATCACACACTGGAAGAAAATATCGCAAACTTTAATACCTTGCGCTCAAGAACTGCTAAAATCCTTAAACTCCCTTTTGAGGGGATTTAA
- a CDS encoding phosphopantothenoylcysteine decarboxylase: protein MQSYLFLQPFFANKRILVVVSASVALYKILDILSTLNKLGAQTRVVMSEKSAELINPLLFEVMSKNNVLSESLQNWQSADSPNHISYAKWAQVVLVAPASANTIAKFAYGIADNIALCTLLASSAPKIFAPAMNTIMLQAPQTQANLKTLIKLGARVVESKEGLLACGDRGQGALADLQEILYALLSVFLQSDYKELAEFWGGQFSQKEENSQKDETLQKEVIISSGGSKEALDSVRILSNLSSGKQAHFLALALFALGAKVRVVGSNFLPFLPKGVECIEAQTTQEYKESILHARKACQQKPYLFMVAALADFKPKQVSAKKLKKETLPEVFELELEKNIDVLESLSAEDFIKIGFKAESEEAHALEYAKKMLVKKSLQAVCLNVLDSHNAFGSENNKMMLLSACDMKQTPLLSKFALSLEIAQFVKERIL, encoded by the coding sequence ATGCAATCTTATTTGTTTTTGCAACCTTTTTTTGCTAATAAGCGTATTTTGGTCGTGGTGAGCGCATCTGTGGCACTGTATAAGATTCTCGATATTTTAAGCACGCTTAATAAACTAGGCGCGCAAACACGCGTGGTGATGAGCGAGAAAAGCGCAGAGCTTATAAATCCGCTTCTTTTTGAGGTGATGAGTAAAAACAACGTGCTTAGTGAATCTTTGCAGAACTGGCAAAGCGCGGATTCTCCAAATCACATAAGCTACGCTAAATGGGCACAGGTGGTGCTTGTCGCGCCTGCGAGTGCAAATACCATCGCAAAGTTTGCTTACGGGATTGCGGATAATATTGCGCTTTGCACGCTTTTAGCATCATCTGCGCCAAAGATTTTCGCTCCTGCGATGAATACGATTATGCTTCAAGCTCCCCAAACGCAGGCAAATCTTAAGACGCTTATAAAACTTGGCGCGCGCGTGGTGGAATCTAAAGAGGGATTGCTTGCGTGCGGTGATAGAGGGCAGGGCGCGCTGGCGGATTTGCAAGAGATTCTCTACGCGCTTTTAAGTGTGTTTTTGCAAAGTGATTATAAGGAATTAGCAGAGTTTTGGGGCGGGCAATTTAGCCAAAAAGAGGAAAATTCGCAAAAAGATGAGACTTTGCAAAAAGAGGTGATTATTAGTAGTGGTGGGAGCAAAGAAGCACTTGATAGCGTGAGAATCTTAAGCAATCTTTCAAGCGGGAAGCAGGCGCATTTTTTAGCGCTTGCATTGTTTGCGCTTGGGGCGAAAGTGCGCGTTGTTGGCTCAAATTTTTTACCGTTTTTGCCAAAAGGTGTGGAGTGCATAGAGGCGCAAACAACACAGGAATATAAAGAGAGTATTTTGCACGCGCGCAAAGCTTGCCAACAAAAGCCGTATTTGTTTATGGTGGCGGCATTAGCGGATTTCAAGCCAAAGCAAGTGAGCGCAAAAAAGCTCAAAAAAGAGACGTTGCCCGAAGTTTTTGAGCTTGAATTAGAAAAAAATATTGATGTTTTAGAATCTCTAAGCGCAGAGGATTTTATAAAAATTGGCTTTAAGGCAGAGAGTGAGGAGGCGCACGCGCTTGAATACGCGAAAAAAATGCTTGTGAAAAAATCCCTGCAAGCGGTGTGTTTGAATGTCTTAGATTCTCATAATGCCTTTGGAAGTGAAAATAATAAAATGATGCTTTTAAGCGCGTGCGATATGAAGCAAACACCTTTGCTTAGCAAATTTGCGTTAAGTCTTGAAATCGCGCAATTTGTAAAAGAGCGCATTTTATGA
- a CDS encoding alpha-2,3-sialyltransferase: MKGTDTKIALIAGNAPSLASIDYQRLPSQASYDVFRCNQFYFEEEYYLGKEIKYVFATPPVLFEQNYTYKTLHYKQEYNIQNIVASTFNLSHMDSLYYTHKEIFSDIINGSCVLENIQEFFTFIRYSEIYHNRRITSGVYMCAFAVALGYTELYLAGIDLYSNKGGYAFNILKPNLTALLPWFSLKPADFHTAQTDIQALEFLAKTYNVKIYSICPSSPLSQHIPLAKPNLESNAKVLKKPKAQDCIKDLLLPQGNAYEKFHYPNHPLDFNNYASHLRNNNFYKFCRDVIKFPKQLAWYMKGKIVSHRQKRAKIASTNNTMGGGGK; the protein is encoded by the coding sequence ATGAAAGGCACGGATACAAAAATAGCACTCATCGCAGGTAATGCCCCAAGCCTTGCAAGTATTGATTATCAAAGATTACCCTCTCAAGCCAGTTATGATGTTTTCCGCTGCAACCAATTCTATTTTGAAGAAGAATATTATCTAGGCAAAGAAATTAAGTATGTTTTTGCCACCCCTCCTGTTTTATTTGAACAAAATTATACATACAAAACACTTCACTACAAGCAAGAATACAATATCCAAAATATTGTTGCCTCAACTTTTAACCTTTCTCATATGGACTCGCTTTATTACACGCACAAAGAAATATTTAGCGACATTATTAATGGCTCCTGCGTGCTAGAAAACATACAAGAATTTTTCACATTTATCCGATACAGTGAAATCTATCATAACAGGCGTATCACTTCAGGTGTATATATGTGTGCCTTTGCTGTGGCACTAGGATATACAGAACTCTACTTAGCCGGTATTGATTTGTATAGTAATAAAGGTGGCTATGCATTTAATATACTAAAACCAAACCTAACAGCCTTGCTTCCGTGGTTTAGCCTCAAACCTGCTGATTTCCACACAGCACAAACAGATATACAGGCCTTAGAATTTTTAGCAAAAACTTACAATGTAAAAATCTACTCCATCTGCCCATCTAGCCCGCTCTCACAACATATCCCTTTAGCAAAACCCAATCTGGAATCTAATGCTAAAGTTCTTAAAAAGCCCAAAGCACAAGATTGTATAAAAGATCTCTTACTTCCGCAAGGGAATGCGTATGAGAAATTTCATTACCCAAACCACCCATTAGACTTTAATAACTATGCAAGCCACCTTAGAAATAACAATTTTTATAAATTCTGCAGAGATGTTATAAAATTCCCAAAACAACTAGCATGGTATATGAAAGGAAAGATAGTATCCCACAGACAAAAACGAGCTAAAATAGCCAGTACCAATAATACAATGGGGGGGGGGGGCAAGTA